From Streptomyces yatensis, one genomic window encodes:
- a CDS encoding sensor histidine kinase, translated as MSSTGEEATGARGVPVGPWWWSRRRSMGLDVLLAVASAVECAVEGVFFAHDARIPVALGVLIGVVVGATLVLRRRWAIAVVLISIAITPAEMGLLLGVVSLYTLASSEVPRRITALLAGMAAVGSFLVTVIGLRRDNPQSGLGTSVWEAPMFAMVLTLGLTAPPVLLGLYVRARRRLVESLRERADGLERELSLLAERAEERAEWARNEERTRIAREMHDVVAHRVSLMVVHAAALQAVALKDPEKASKNAALVGDMGRQALTELRQMLGVLRSEDGLRAPGAGSAAVASGPVSAAGDRVADVAGSSVDVDGSSAGVAEERPLASVAAAASAAARAAGSVGRDVGVLGGPRLAELEALVGQSRAAGMAVELSVEGEERRYAAPVEQTAYRVVQEALTNVHKHAPGASARVRVAHRSAEIAVQVENGPSERGAADAGLPSGGNGLVGMRERVSTLGGGFVSGATEAGGFRVSAVIPDGTDGTDDGDGRDDGDGRDDADHTGSVDEKDHTDCGDRPEGRPMDGAAAEGRGGGVERAQRA; from the coding sequence ATGAGTTCGACGGGGGAAGAGGCGACGGGCGCGCGGGGCGTGCCCGTGGGGCCGTGGTGGTGGTCGCGGCGGCGGAGTATGGGGCTCGATGTCCTGCTCGCCGTGGCGTCGGCGGTGGAGTGTGCCGTTGAGGGTGTCTTTTTCGCACATGATGCCCGGATTCCGGTCGCCCTCGGGGTGCTGATCGGGGTGGTCGTCGGGGCCACGCTGGTGTTGCGGCGGCGCTGGGCGATCGCCGTGGTGCTGATATCGATCGCGATCACGCCCGCCGAGATGGGTCTGCTGCTCGGTGTCGTGTCGTTGTACACGCTGGCGTCGTCCGAGGTGCCGCGCCGGATCACGGCGTTGCTGGCCGGGATGGCGGCGGTGGGGAGTTTCCTCGTCACGGTGATCGGTCTTCGGCGGGACAATCCGCAAAGTGGTCTGGGGACCTCCGTGTGGGAGGCCCCGATGTTCGCCATGGTGCTCACGTTGGGGCTGACGGCTCCGCCGGTGCTGTTGGGGTTGTATGTCCGGGCGCGGCGGCGGTTGGTGGAGAGTCTGCGGGAGCGGGCGGACGGTTTGGAGCGGGAGCTGTCGCTGCTGGCGGAGCGGGCGGAGGAGCGGGCGGAGTGGGCGCGTAATGAGGAGCGGACTCGGATCGCGCGGGAGATGCATGACGTGGTGGCGCACCGGGTGAGTTTGATGGTGGTGCATGCGGCGGCGTTGCAGGCGGTGGCGCTGAAGGATCCGGAGAAGGCGTCGAAGAACGCGGCGCTGGTGGGCGATATGGGGCGGCAGGCGCTGACGGAGTTGCGGCAGATGTTGGGGGTGCTGCGGTCGGAGGATGGTCTGCGGGCTCCGGGTGCGGGGTCGGCCGCTGTCGCGTCGGGGCCGGTGTCCGCTGCGGGGGATCGGGTCGCGGATGTGGCCGGGTCTTCTGTGGATGTCGATGGTTCGTCCGCGGGTGTTGCGGAGGAGCGGCCGCTGGCGTCGGTGGCGGCGGCGGCTTCGGCGGCTGCTCGGGCCGCGGGGTCGGTGGGGAGGGATGTGGGGGTGCTCGGGGGGCCGCGGCTGGCGGAGCTGGAGGCGCTGGTGGGGCAGTCCCGGGCGGCGGGGATGGCGGTGGAGCTGTCGGTGGAGGGTGAGGAGCGGCGGTATGCGGCTCCGGTGGAGCAGACGGCGTATCGGGTGGTGCAGGAGGCGTTGACCAACGTCCATAAGCATGCTCCGGGTGCGAGTGCCCGGGTTCGGGTGGCGCATCGTTCGGCCGAGATCGCGGTGCAGGTGGAGAACGGGCCGTCGGAGCGGGGTGCGGCGGATGCCGGGTTGCCGAGTGGGGGGAATGGTCTGGTGGGGATGCGGGAGCGGGTTTCGACGCTCGGTGGGGGTTTTGTGTCGGGGGCCACGGAGGCGGGTGGTTTCCGTGTGTCGGCGGTCATTCCGGATGGCACGGATGGCACGGATGACGGCGACGGCAGGGATGACGGCGACGGCAGGGATGACGCGGATCACACCGGCAGTGTGGATGAGAAGGATCACACGGACTGCGGGGATCGGCCGGAGGGCCGCCCGATGGATGGCGCGGCGGCCGAGGGGCGCGGCGGGGGTGTGGAGCGGGCGCAGCGCGCCTAG
- a CDS encoding YwqJ-related putative deaminase yields the protein MHITQSNGGGDGAALAAGDPRLRWSSVDPDAGPPPLNRRRDGILPAVAAALSVRGETLTCTGGKAEQPPTLHPLVQEFLDALASGQRERFTGRCPEAILLSRHLANVEAARSKRASRKPLTQGEARRSLKHAKLTTRRIREAGDPQHGSYAPPCLSCAALLAHFGVRTVGETP from the coding sequence ATGCACATCACGCAGAGCAACGGAGGCGGCGACGGCGCCGCCCTCGCGGCCGGCGACCCCCGGCTGAGATGGAGCAGCGTCGACCCCGACGCCGGCCCACCGCCGCTCAACCGCCGCCGCGACGGCATCCTGCCCGCCGTCGCGGCCGCGCTCTCCGTCCGCGGCGAGACGCTGACCTGCACCGGAGGCAAGGCCGAACAGCCGCCCACCCTCCACCCACTAGTCCAGGAATTCCTCGACGCACTCGCCAGCGGCCAGCGCGAACGTTTCACCGGACGCTGCCCCGAAGCGATCCTGCTCTCCCGCCACCTGGCCAACGTCGAAGCAGCCCGCTCCAAACGCGCCTCCCGCAAACCGCTCACCCAGGGTGAAGCCCGCCGCTCCCTCAAACACGCCAAACTCACCACCCGCAGAATCCGCGAAGCAGGCGACCCCCAGCACGGCAGCTACGCCCCGCCCTGCCTGTCCTGCGCCGCACTCCTGGCCCACTTCGGCGTACGGACGGTGGGTGAGACCCCATGA
- a CDS encoding SUKH-3 domain-containing protein: protein MNQAHQAPQAPQAPEAAQTPPTRPARQPIDRLDVTRFSVAVDAALRDAGWQPGRWDMHRAEIWADTLRAHTSPAGHRHTVFPAAVEAWAEFGGLHIQPPGTGREIAPTPFRIDPLHGLHLARTLGDLGHALETEICPLGEESDGQALLTIDAEGRVYSLDHTGDWYLGPTLDAALSTLVTGALPARLARA, encoded by the coding sequence ATGAACCAGGCACATCAGGCACCACAAGCACCACAGGCCCCGGAGGCGGCACAGACACCGCCGACACGCCCGGCCCGACAACCCATCGACCGCCTGGACGTCACCCGCTTCTCCGTCGCCGTCGACGCCGCCCTCCGCGACGCCGGCTGGCAACCCGGCCGCTGGGACATGCACCGCGCCGAAATCTGGGCCGACACCCTCCGCGCCCACACCTCCCCCGCAGGCCACCGCCACACCGTCTTCCCGGCCGCCGTCGAAGCCTGGGCCGAATTCGGCGGACTCCACATCCAGCCACCCGGCACGGGCCGCGAAATCGCCCCCACCCCCTTCCGCATCGACCCCCTGCACGGCCTCCACCTCGCCCGCACCCTCGGCGACCTGGGCCACGCCCTCGAAACCGAAATCTGCCCCCTGGGCGAAGAATCCGACGGACAGGCACTGCTCACCATCGACGCGGAAGGCCGGGTCTACAGCCTCGACCACACCGGAGACTGGTACCTCGGCCCCACCCTCGACGCCGCCCTCAGCACCCTCGTCACCGGCGCACTCCCGGCCAGACTGGCCCGCGCATAA